Genomic segment of Drosophila ananassae strain 14024-0371.13 chromosome 2L, ASM1763931v2, whole genome shotgun sequence:
TGAGGACATATAagttatatatacatatactttaTAATACTTTATAAGTTATATATTTCCTTTATAGGGATCATCGCGTAAGTTGCTATTATGATGgcagaataataataaactctCGAATAAAATTAACATctctattaaaaaatttaagaaattattttaactaCTGTGATGAGTTACTACTTCTATTAGGTATGGATATTAATGCAAGGATTCCCCAACCTTCAACCAATATAACAATGGGAAGAGAATTATAGGAAAAACTTGTGACTTGAAATATTCGAGCTTTTAAATTAAGTGATGAAGGGAACTTACTGATGTAAATTCTATACTTATGTAAATTTGATTGAAAACCTGATAAATATCAGCAGCGAGTATTTCTTACGTCGGCAAACATTAAAGTAAGACGggatttaattattccacttaCAAATCGTTAATTCAAAAACTACCCCAcgattaaaatataaaagacaatttttttttttttttatatttttaaaagtgaaaaaaatgtcTAGCAACATAATTTTATAACATGAACAGTTTAATCATGAACCATAACAGATATCCAGCTATGAACGCAATTACTGTCACTATGCTATAGTGAGCCCATTTCAACCtgtagaaaaatattttgaaaaatttaaaaatatttttaaaagcatAATTTAGAAGATCGTTACTCACTTCCATAGGAGTCGCCTGCCTTGAGTTAGAGACTCCGGGGTCATGGGTTCCTTTCCTAGGTAGACTCTCATTCCTTTGAGAGCCTGGTTCCAATATTCCTTCCAGTCCAGACTCGCCATGTCAAACTCGAAGATAGTCTTTTCTTCCGACGACATTTGGTCCCTGAGTCGATTCGTATTGTCCActtcaaaataaaatgtgtTGGTTGTGAAATAACGTGTTGTAAATATGTTTTCATGAATAACTTTGTAGAGCTTTATCAATCGGGGCTTTTTTCCCGAAAGTCGCAGTACCAGATCGAAAATATAACCGGGCAGAATGTGGACAAAGAAGGCGACTATTGAGTAAAGTGTTGGCGAAGGGACATTGAACAGGAAGGGATACCAGATCATCTGGGTCAGTGGGATTTCTTCACGAAGAGCCAATGCataattaagaaaatctttgtTTTGTATCAAGTTCTTTCCGGCTCCAAATGCGTAAATTTTAGGTGGAATATCGACGGGATTCCTGGAAGTTAATTTCTTATCCTTTGCAGTTTGCCAAATGCTGGCAATTGCTACATTGCCTGCGTAGTCCCCTGGCACAAAGCTATTGTAAGAACTTTTGTTGAAGCACAACATTCGTAGGACTCCAAAGGCGATTCCGAATATCATGCCAATTGGTCCATAAAGGTTATCCACCCATCCAACTAATGGCTCCTTATATGTGGCAATtactagaaaaaaaataacaattttataaGACAGCAGGACGTATATAGTACTTACTTATGGAAGGCCGATAAATGCTGACTGGCAGGCTGCCAGCTTCTTTGAGGATGACATCTTCCGCCAAGGCTTTCGTATAGGCATACGTATTTGGAAAATCACCCCTCAGTGCTGGCTCCATGCCGTCCAGTACTTGGTCGCTTACTAGCTCACTTAAAGCCAACACCTTCTCGGAACCACAGGTCAAGAGATCCGGGTAAAATTTCTCCTCGATGCGGAAAATCACGCTGTTGGAGTAGGCTGTGGAAACATGCAAATAGGCAACCAGCTTCTTCATTTCCTTGGCCAGTTGTAGCATCAATCGAGTGGCACGAGTATTTATCGCCAGCGCGATGTGAAGGGGCTCGTTAAATTTCACAGTGGCTGCTCCGTGGATTACTACCTGCACCTCCGAGGCCAGGATTCCTCTGTCCTGCTCACTAATTCCCAAATCTGGCTCGAAGCAGTCTCCAGCTATGGCATGAACCCGTTGCAGGGCATCGGGTTTCGATCGCAACAGGACATCAAAAAGCTGAAGttattaatgttttttttatatgtcaCATATCGGCTCTAAATAAAACTTACTGGATCCGCTTTCCACAACTTTAGACGATCCTGAATATTCTGACCACGTTTGCTCCTAACCATGGAATATATTCGTTTCACTTCGGTAGATCGCAAAAGTTTCTCAATAATCACTAAAATATATcactaaattaatttaaattgtttttgaaACAAAGCGTTATGTGGCTAATAACCTTTTCCTAGAAAACCGGTGGCTCCAGTCATGAACACCACTTTATCCTTATAAAATGCACGAATATCACAATCCATTGTGTGTTGTTTGGTTTTAATATATTATGTTCTTCCTTCGCAAAAGTCTCAGACCTTTAAAAGCACGACTATAAC
This window contains:
- the LOC6499850 gene encoding fatty acyl-CoA reductase wat, with the protein product MDCDIRAFYKDKVVFMTGATGFLGKVIIEKLLRSTEVKRIYSMVRSKRGQNIQDRLKLWKADPLFDVLLRSKPDALQRVHAIAGDCFEPDLGISEQDRGILASEVQVVIHGAATVKFNEPLHIALAINTRATRLMLQLAKEMKKLVAYLHVSTAYSNSVIFRIEEKFYPDLLTCGSEKVLALSELVSDQVLDGMEPALRGDFPNTYAYTKALAEDVILKEAGSLPVSIYRPSIIIATYKEPLVGWVDNLYGPIGMIFGIAFGVLRMLCFNKSSYNSFVPGDYAGNVAIASIWQTAKDKKLTSRNPVDIPPKIYAFGAGKNLIQNKDFLNYALALREEIPLTQMIWYPFLFNVPSPTLYSIVAFFVHILPGYIFDLVLRLSGKKPRLIKLYKVIHENIFTTRYFTTNTFYFEVDNTNRLRDQMSSEEKTIFEFDMASLDWKEYWNQALKGMRVYLGKEPMTPESLTQGRRLLWKLKWAHYSIVTVIAFIAGYLLWFMIKLFML